From the genome of Papilio machaon chromosome 1, ilPapMach1.1, whole genome shotgun sequence:
tatcgaaAAAGCTAGCATATAATAATCTTTAGaataaaaacagaattaagaaaaagaaTACGCCAGGGTCGGAGCTAggatatattatattacacataaaaaaccTACTGACTAATTCAGCATCCTTCTTTTTGTAGtgacattaatatatttttacttactgTAGTTccctatttaaatatttccacCTTAGTTTCATATACatgctatttaatattttacaataagttCACACTTAGCTCAGAAAAATCCCTAAGTCAGACCTTCATAAATTACATCTAGTTATCCTTGTCACTATattcacattaataataacagcTTCCTTCCTTTTTCCtgtctttttatttctataatttccTGGTAAATGCAGCGTAATACTTTACCGAAGATTCCTTATCGTAAagactagtgatgcaacggatgtctgtttccgtttccgcaagtgcggaagttccgcatgcttttcaacatccgtttctgcttctgtttccgcaacttttataacggagataaaacggaactttacgacggctgagagatccaaatgcgcggcgcgagacgcgcagtccgtgcgcggcctttcggcacttgtcgcatttgtttgtttacgtactattttgtgaatttaagcgcgtaatattttctgctgctttttgaaacaatcagtttctcttgctggagtaaactgtctagttgttgtccatataaaatttgacaactggcaaaatgtgactatttcatacttacgagttattaaatgtacttttgaataagtgataaccatgtaatatatcatcatcattattgtcatcagctcactatgcatccccactgaggggctcggagcctaccccaaattaggggtgactaggccatagtcaaccacgctggcctagagcgggttgacttcacacatatcattgaattttttctcagatatgtgcaagcAGCATCACtacgttttccttcaccgtaagaacgtcggataaatgtacatatgtaaatcgaaaatcgaaaatcacattgcgggacatggcgggattcgaacccaggccctgcagattgcaagtcaagtgccacgagccaccgacgcccaataattatatctttttctaatctagatttggtgtatttgatacttaacacattcactgtttacaaaataaaaaaaaggtaacagctgggagccaaaactttttatgatgaatttttatttagtatctgggaatgctgaacatatagataaattaataatgttattataataatttcaataaaaaaaaaacacgttttttgcgtttgagcgctagggatcatcatcacacatatacacacacatacacacgcatacatacacacacacacacatacaggacataaatatatttaaaaaatatacatacataacaaagttcagccttagcttcatgtgatacaagatatttttatgtttgcctccgtacgaacgtgATACTAaacactgtaagaatgaaactaatactctttttcgttagttgactatattgccagagtggccacacaaagcaacatggaATCGCTTCAAACGTCGAcggcttactggctactacaaagtgaacgggcTCCTCGCTCGGATCCGTGGGGGAGGCGCTgctactaatagctctgcccactcggatccgagtggtcagcagtgaatgtattaataaagaaatatatttgtagtttgtcaacacgagtggtttggcgaacattaatttgtaaatagtgtaattttgtttcctgaaaataaataaaaaaacgcctattttaacttattgcagcgcagtaaaaatacatacattgaaggctaaaggacactgatatccaatgccttaataaattaaaaacgacaacaaactgtttttacccaaaaaaatatttttgtaaatatgttttttattattatttacacttctgtttccgcatccgtttccgtttccgtttctgctaaaatttatttttgacatctgtttccgtttctggttccggtaagacacttccgttgcatcactagtaaAGACGTAAACTTTTATCAGTATTTGCGTAATAGTCACCGAAAATTACTAAGAACCTAGGAAGATTATATGTGATTTTAGGAagatgtaatatatttaagctTGCATATACCatcaattatttacatatataactaTTATATCAATATGTATTCTAGATTAGCTGctgaaattgaattaattggTCTCTCAAAAATTACATAAGACTTTAATCTTTggcaaataacaaaaactgcTAACAAAACAACTGTgctttattattgtattactgGTACTCGCTACTTACTATTAAAGGTTAGCCAACATTCAGGATTTCAGCTAGGGCTCTTAGTTAAAGTgaaaaaactactaaataacTAGACgtttatcttaaatattttgtacgaaATCCCCAACCTTACATCATTGTTTGCAGTAAGCTGATAAGGCGATTGTTGATATGTGCATTCTATGAATGTCAAAATAACTTTGAGTTTCAACTGCCGAAatagtacaaaaacatattatcaacTCACTCATTCTATTGGAAAATATTGAGATAACGATAGACATTTGAATGACTGTTTCGGCAGTGGGAATGCACGGTAAGTTGACCCTCTGTGACTCACCTGTGCGTCTCTTACCAAATTGATGTAATCGCATTCACTTCGAGAAATGTGTGACTCATGCCCACACACTAGGCAGGTCGGTACACGgtcaaagattataaaattcaacGAATTGTCACGTACGACTGACCTAAAACTGATTGTAAACACGTATCGTATTAGTGTGACAGTTAAATAATgcgtaattaataattttgtgtaaTCGACTAttctaaacaaataatatactttgtacttttgttcatttaaacaTGAAACATTGAAGTACTTTCTGACACAGTTACTTGGGACTGATTGTTACAATGAGGtagcaatttatttatttaatatttttaccaatGCTTAACTAACAAAGATCTCTTGTGTACACAAAAACCAGGAATAATCTATTTAGTAGTTAGTTAAAAAACCTTCTCCTTTATTATTGCGCTTTACAGGGTCATCAATTCACAATTTGTAAAGGTTTTTTGGATCTAGGTTTTTCCGGCTTTAATaactaatacaattttttttaatctattccTAAAAAGGAAAGTCATTACTAAAAGCAAAATTAGCAAACAATCACTGGTTATCTGTCTATTCGCTTTGTTTATTCTTAGTCTGTGGCCTTTGCAAATTCAATGATCGCCGCCGCCGGCGCGCCGTCGCTGAAGAAAAACTGTATGACTCATGCGCAAGACCACGGAGGGACTTAAGGGCGGACTGGAACGATAGGAAATAATGCatcataaataaagaaaaattatacacatttaaaaaatgtttacaatattttaccgacaaaatgtattaaagcCTACTTTTTGTGATTACTTccaaaagttttaaatgattttgaaagccaataattaaaaagacgACCACGGTTAATAACCGGAgcaatgaattttaaaatattgtgccatttattacatttttcggtaattattaatcttaatgtttaaaaatcttaaactgAGTTCGTCCCTGTTTGATTCTTGTGTCGCGGACGCGTCGCCATTGAGAAGAAATGCTACACATATACATGTTTACTAATAGACAGTATTCCAGTTTTAAATGAAGACATCTTTTTATAAGAAACGAGTTTTTTTCGCGGAGGCAGAAATATAACGTTTCAAAGAAGTTTTATTCTTGTATAtgaaaacttgttttattCAGAGTTTGTAACTACTtcgtagtatatttataattctggAAGCGTAAATGACAttgaagtttattaaaaaaaaactttatttttaaatcatactaatagAATAGAAAGAGAAAAGactttatttgatttgtttctaaaattaaacccACTTTTTATCTATGAACCTTTCTGACGGCGCAgtagtaagtaataaataaaaatccccTGATTTCTTAATTACTCTTTTGATAAAAttggtaataataaatgttaaatataacaacgtaaaagttaaaacaaagaaataaagtccataaaatgtaaatgtgacctttaaatacaagttataaatatttattatacacacaaagttaaattattacgtCTATCAGTTATTGGTTATGAAACTGATTATGATACTGTAAACTAGTCTTTTGATCCGACATCgcactttatttaaaaaaaatgtctttacaAACCGAAAAATACTGATTTGGGatgaaattgtatatttttcttttcgtatACTAATAGGAAAAGTTCTAATAAAGTCTGTATTAGATATaacgtgtttatttttatttttttaattatttaatcaaaaacaacCAAACACAACATTCCTAGACGAAGTATATTGAATGCAAAATCAAATGCAATCTTAAGGGTGTCCAAAAggagatttttataatttatcgaGTATTAACAGAGCTCTTAGTTATGATTACTAATGACATTAGGCTGAAGTGCTCTACTAGGGACTTCACAGCATTTACAATTCCTACTCGTGGTCAATTACCCTTCACATTTATTACttcttgtttataataactaatatggtGACGTAGAAGTCAACAAGCGCGTGTAACCGTGGTTTCCATTGACGTATCCGTAAAAAACATAGTTATCTTTGGttttaaacgattttattaatcttgctctgtttatttatttgaattaaatctaCTGTtacaaatgattttatttcctGCTGATTTATTggtaatttggcacaaatcTTAAGTTCCGATGACAGTACagttattgtattaaaaaattgatgtttaaatttgttttcaaagagcatggtattatatttttttgtaagtatttCAGCGGCAGAAACATTTAGTGAATATCGGAGAGAGTTCAAAAGTGAGAgcattataacattttgtattttttactttaagacCCCAGTATCAATAAGTAATCTCTTAGTGAACTGTGACCATATAAGGTATTTGATCTCAATGCTGTTTTTCTTATTCATTCTTAAGATAACGTTTTCGCTGTATTTCACGTATGACTAATTCTTAGAAATATCTTTGTTATTGCTCTCACTGATATTGAGATTAATTTTAAGACATTTTGTTATCAGTTTATATACGCTTCTGAGAAAAACAGATAACGGAATCTAAATTTACATTGAATACATATAATTCAACGAGACaaagaaatatacaaaaaaaaactcttgtctcaaattgtcattttgtaggataatgttgttattaataaactgtACCTATTTGTGTgagatgtttatttattaatatataatataatatttttaaatgaatgtttagggagttttgaaaataaaacaaagtaatattgATGTAAAAAATCCGTATATTTGACTctacaattaaattacattgttcTGGCACATATGGAGTTGTGTTAcaactacaaaatattttagtaagacactaaaaaaaaattataatcgtTATATAACAATGCAACTTGTACATAAGAGTGAAAACAAttcaaatatgtttgaaatcaTACAACTTGGTTCAAAGTAAACTAAAGTATCAATCCTGACTTAGTATAAATACAAACCTTTCGATGAAGACTTCGATTGCCGGAATACTTAATAcgtattccttttttttaatttattaaggcattgaatAATACGTATTGCTATTTCTTTTATGTCAAAGCgtttgaaatatatacaaatttaaatgcaatGGAATTCTACAGTTAtacgaataaaattgttaaatatcgttcatgattgttttttttttcgacagATTTAACGAATAGTTGATTGTTAAAAGATACTTTGactataaattactaaaaaagaaaagcatgaatcagaattattatgaatcatttaaatttttgattacAAAGATTACGTGACAAAGATTATTTTGTAGTACGTAATGTGTTACTAAATTAAGCTAAGTTAGTTATTACACTGATGAGTAAAACCTTATTCATAATCTgacttcatattaaaaaaaatactaatgcATTTTACATACTAACTAGCTGTTgaccgcgactccatccgcgtgCAGTTAAAAAAGACTTgagggttatgaaaaatagattgtagccgattctcagacttaatatatctaatatataaaattctcgtgtcacagttttcgttcccgtactcctccgaaacggcttgaccgattctcatgaaattttgtgagcatattcagtaggtctgagaatcggcaaaaatctatttttcataaacccccccccatttttttttaactgcgcgcggacggagtcgcgggcgacaactagtattcataaaataaaaatagtagtaAACTAGtagttaatttgtaaaattattaacacagATGGCCATGTTGTTGTCAATCAGATCAGTAATTCCTGAGATTAGAGATAAATTTCTGCTGTGATAAAGAATTCTACAAACCTAAAGCTTTACGTAGAAAAACGAATATTACTAACTAAATCTGATTTAGAATACGCTTAGTaatgattttcatttaattccaatataattttgtgccAAAAACATTTGGCAACGatacaaatagttttaaagAAGTTGGTATGAATCAAAAAGTTCTGCACAGAATTCAAAGTTCATCATTTTATTGACAGATGGCGCTgtctcaataaaaaaaaagagtcagaaaaaatattcaactaatttaaaaagttaattttttttaaagaaagaagaaattgagtaaaaaaataaataaaaaaatggctataaaattaaaagcagactaaccaagaatataaaaatcctgGTCTTAGGAGGTTTCTAATGTgcgcaaaaaaattaatgacatatttttccGCAATTTGGTTTAGGTTTTTATATTCCTGGGAGactatacattatttaattcattaattattatcttaatacattttcatcataataaaaactagataataataatgtaatgcCATTATTTTGTACGCAGAGTCAATGAAAgtaaattcgtgattaaataaattaaaaaaaattgccctACTTATTACTACTTATACTGATATTTGTTCATAGAAGCTTGTTATTATAAGAGATTCAATATggcttttcaattttttacttttaactcGATAAAAACAACAGAATTGATCACTCCATTGATCTttggtaaaacttttaataatgtcAAATGTCACATTTAATAATCTAATCCTTGTTCATGAcatgtcattaaaaaaatgacttaattttttttaaatatgtcaacacaaaaaaatcaaccGCCATCTTGTAATGCCGATTTGAAATATCACATATGTTGTATTTTGACTCGTTACAAtacctaatataaaattaactaattcacaaaaaaaaaaaaaaaattattcacaaaaaaattgcaaaaattattttttacactgGTGGTCACAAAAAACGGAACTAATCTAAGTAGGGTAGTAGGAAATCATCCATAATGCTAACATTCATGTGCCAGTCGAAGTGGTTGACTCCTGGCACAGTGAGGAGATGCAGACGACCTGCTACATCCAGAGACTTCAGCCCGATGTGGTCCTCCACATAAATATCCTGATTCCTCATTTCCACCACAGTTTCATTACCATCGTAGTATCCAAATTGGCTGGTAGTTGAAACATTTAActcataattaattgaaaaataaaaagctcaCTTTTAGTGAGCGCCTATTGGTCGACgaccataataaaaaaaaaatgaaaaaaaaaaaaattttgctaTTTACACTAGTGAAActttacatttgaaaaaagGTACAAAATTTTCGCTTCTAtatttaacagaaaaaaaaacaaataatgggCGACCActagtttaaacaattatgtttttgggtaaaaaaaagttaacaaaatacCTGCTCTGCCATGGTGTTATAACTTGGTCATCAGGACCACCAACAAGGACCAATcgtttaacttttaataagtTGGCCTTGAAATCAGCGGATCTCTTtgatctgaaattaaaaaaaaattaaaaaatttactgttCTCTCATATAATCTTAACTTTTCCGTATACATTGaaatgcaatattaaaaatattgcaagttcctgaataaaatagttaaataactttattttttattgttaaatcttattttgaacatttttttatatagactaGTAAAAAGTAtgattgtaatatatattattaatagttctgattaaaaaaaagttattattatataatccTAAATTGTGACGTATTATATGTCCTCATTACAAAAGAACATTATCAAATGACGCAGTTAAATATATGCCAAGGTTatctaaataatatgaaaacaatattattttaataacattgattaataaaacataaaacaatttatgcttcaataaaattaatacattctATAGTAAGGTTTTATGattatatatacttttttatctttaatattattttaatttaattaacaaaaacaaaatagttaaatgaaaaaatcttgaacaaaaaaaaacaaaaagtcagGTTCCACCGAGATTTGAACTCGGATCGCTGGATTCAGAGTCCAGAGTGCTAACCATTACACCATGGAACCAGCTGACAACAATAATCAAATTACTGTACATTTTCTCAATGCTTTTTGTATGTATCTATTATGTATTACATTACTAATTACtgctaaagaaaaaacttttttgccgcacaaaaaacatagaattaaaaaaaacacacacacatacaaggCACAAACTTGTATGTgtgtaaacataattttttaaaacaaaatgttaacaagtaaaagttaaaaatttcattactttaatatacTTACTTGATATGATTATTAATATAGGGCAGGTATACATTGTATGTTTCATAAAGCTTTTGATGATACGGATCTCTCCAGTAGTTGCCTACGGAAGTGTGCTGTCCCAAACGAGAGTAAAACAACTCATATGCAGTCTCCTTAACAAGACCAGGAAACACAACATGTAGAAAACCAGCTGAAAATATCAGATAtcacagttaataaaaaaaactagactGACTTTACCCATAAAATACTCCAGGAACATGATCAAAATTACACTTCACTCATCAAAGTCTGTTCAGATGTTTAGGATTTCTAtgccacatttttttttagtttaacaaataaacgcaaacttattatttgtataaattcttccgaataatctatatatacataagaaagttgtgttagtcacactatttataactcaagaacggctgaatagatttaactgaaaattggtgggcagatagcttagaaccaggaaacggacataggataatttttaccccgttttctattttttattccgcgcggacggagtcgcgggtaaaagctagttttttaataaaataaaactggttagttactaaataaattcaataattaaaacaaattgaaaaatttactttCACCAATAGATAGCTGTTTAAAGAGTAGTGTGgactatattttttgtctgcctaataagttaataaaaaaagatagagATACCTCCATACTGTCCGGCTTGTGGTGAACTCAAAGATATAAATGTATCCACTGTTATATTTGGAAAAGTTTGTATAATACCTCTTGCGACTAAACCTCCTTGTGAATATCctgaaattatcaaaaaagAACCAAAAATGCACATTCATtgtacaaaaagaaatatatacttaggataaatataaaatgtatagaagATAATAagaagtttattataaaaacgtaattgaaaaaaaaaaaacatctatagAGATTAAAAGCgatggaaaaaaaattgtatgagtATTTCTGTAAGAGaggtaacaaacatttttgtaagaggtaacaaacattttacataaataatttgtaaataatttaaactcacctataatattaatacctTCTGGATGTTTGGATGAGATGTTGGCCACATCTTGACCAATCTCCAACACTTGATGCCACATTGTTTCTAAACTAGACCAACTTTCAAAcctatttacattatatacaaCTGTACCAGGGTGTTTCTGAAATAATATGGAATTTTTGCAATGAgagatgttaaaattaaaaatcaaatttaaaatattgtaattaaacttatataagcaaaacatttcattaaaaatatatatatataaatttatggaTTTTTTGATGACCAAATCTTGTTAGGCTTACAGAACTAAAGTTTAATCTAAGTCTGGCCAAAGGTTAGAGAATCTGTACAGGACaaatttaactataataaaaattgattattatttacattagagattttaaaatatgtaatagatgagttaaaaacatagttgaaatattgttaatcTTAAAATCAAACTAATTTGATAGCATGACTTGtaatattcatataacatattgaaaaaacaaattacctCTTGTATcctgaatttaataatttccatgCTCCCACTTCCCGTCATAATGCCATGAATTAAAACAACTGGTTTATAACTTGCacttaaattgataaataatagtaaaaatgcagaagttattttcaaaaacatgtttGCGTCTTTCTTTTGTTAGACTGTGAACAAAGAAATCGTCACTTGCACTAGCGGTTCATTAGACTAACGCGAATTGAACTCCAATAATTAATCTGTGATAACATGGATgacgtattttatattttaattacgttcTATACGTACCCTtatcaaaacatatatttaacgTAAGCTCGATCAGTCGAGTATCCTTGATAACAGACAACAGCAAATTTATAAGATATATGGGCACTTTAAccctaagaaaactaaaaattttattttgtaatcattTATCAAAGGTCAAAGGGGAAGGTCTAAGTTAGTCCTTTCACAGTGTTCCAGATTAATTAGTtcattaaactattattaatttaatacattccataaatttacattgtttatatACTGAAATAGTAGTCAAGCTGTCACAGTCACAgtcaatgtcaatgtcaattgCAGCGTAATGTTACCATACCAAATACAAgttgaaaaaatgaaaagtcGTAAACAAGGAATCAGTCAGTTCACTGTGACCAAAGTCTGCAACAGAAATCGCAAACCGCACTGTATTATCTTTTACAATTTAAGGTATTTTAAAGGAGATGAAATTCGTAATCGGTTTTGGTATTCTGAAggaatagaataattaaaaaatgaacaattttGTGGTAATACGATGAGAAACTGTATAAGGCAGCACTAAGCAAGTAATGTCAATGTcagttctttttaatttcaacatgcatttttaattcacGTGAATTATAACCTCAAATCCTTTTCAgaaatagttaaaaacatCCCAAAGTCTGCAATTTCCATGTGGTTTTTGTGATATGagcgaaaataaataaacaacaatactACTGTGACTGACAGGTTGGTAAAACTTTAACATTAtagttaaatagttattttaaccATATtacatgtaataattttataattacagaaaATAGAGAAAATAATGGCTTCCACATCTCTAGCAGAACAACTACAAAAACTCGCAGCACCAcaatcttctatatataaagATGAGAAAAAGAAAGcatcattattatttgacCCGAAAGAAGCGGCCCTTAAAGACCGGGAAACTTTCTATGAAATAGGTGTTAGCGGTTTAAAGGAATTGACAGCTTTATTCGAAGGTTTTCGTGTATACGAAGATTCATTGTTCAGTGTTTCTTCAAAGGATTTCGAAAGAGCAGTACAAACTAAAGaagttaacaataatttagatCAAACGatagaaaagtttttattacaattgtcA
Proteins encoded in this window:
- the LOC106714176 gene encoding lysosomal thioesterase PPT2 homolog; its protein translation is MFLKITSAFLLLFINLSASYKPVVLIHGIMTGSGSMEIIKFRIQEKHPGTVVYNVNRFESWSSLETMWHQVLEIGQDVANISSKHPEGINIIGYSQGGLVARGIIQTFPNITVDTFISLSSPQAGQYGAGFLHVVFPGLVKETAYELFYSRLGQHTSVGNYWRDPYHQKLYETYNVYLPYINNHIKSKRSADFKANLLKVKRLVLVGGPDDQVITPWQSSQFGYYDGNETVVEMRNQDIYVEDHIGLKSLDVAGRLHLLTVPGVNHFDWHMNVSIMDDFLLPYLD